The Raoultibacter phocaeensis genome includes a window with the following:
- a CDS encoding SAM-dependent methyltransferase: MDRHTEQSVAESMTSDTAEIVPFLPYVLQDFWALGSSPDDMTSLLLEYVPARERMRALDLGCGKGAIAVALAKRLGMRVKGVDAMPEFIEFARAAALDHGVEALCTFDTGDIRDTVSVESGYDCTIYGAVGCALGSPERMLPLLKRTIRARGYILLDDAYVEGDEPIDDTLPLGVWLDLFDRNGLEVQAERPATAESRETYAQEITWITQRIEELRALHPERADLFDRYLADQISEYDALDTAIIGTTWLLRAL; the protein is encoded by the coding sequence ATGGATAGGCATACCGAACAGAGCGTCGCAGAATCGATGACGTCCGATACGGCCGAAATCGTTCCTTTTCTCCCTTACGTGCTTCAGGATTTCTGGGCGCTCGGCAGCTCCCCTGACGATATGACGAGCCTTCTGCTTGAATATGTGCCCGCACGCGAACGCATGCGCGCGCTCGATCTCGGATGCGGCAAGGGTGCGATCGCGGTCGCTTTGGCGAAGCGGCTCGGCATGCGTGTCAAAGGAGTCGATGCTATGCCGGAGTTCATCGAATTCGCACGTGCGGCCGCGCTCGATCACGGAGTCGAAGCCCTGTGCACGTTCGATACGGGCGACATTCGGGATACCGTGTCGGTTGAATCGGGATACGACTGCACCATCTACGGCGCGGTCGGCTGCGCCCTCGGATCGCCGGAACGCATGCTCCCCTTGCTGAAGCGCACGATCCGCGCTCGGGGCTACATCCTGCTTGACGATGCGTACGTCGAGGGAGACGAACCCATTGACGATACGCTGCCGCTCGGCGTATGGCTCGATCTGTTCGACCGAAACGGACTCGAAGTGCAAGCCGAACGCCCGGCAACCGCCGAATCGCGCGAGACCTATGCTCAAGAGATCACCTGGATTACCCAACGAATCGAGGAGCTGCGCGCGCTTCATCCCGAGCGAGCAGATCTTTTCGATCGCTACCTTGCCGACCAGATAAGCGAATACGATGCCCTCGATACCGCAATCATCGGTACGACGTGGTTGCTGAGAGCGCTCTGA
- a CDS encoding TfoX/Sxy family DNA transformation protein: MDTNSSARARRTFFIDSENHINTCLQGIESLTERDLVVVFHRESNLSAKQKDAIKDSPARIEWILCQDSGVKNSLDVQLIAELSRRIACHEIENGYIVSQDQGYKPALHYLLNRYSDEFRFIGLKKSIDEFMLTDALISAESRQDVHEALVRHAGQIVGTAMYRHIRDLFDATDDSEEPEGGYSFADAPLFTEQSPDGSPQKQSNASANAQGANGANGSARKTSKRRKSRSGAKQTNSTPAGEGEQAAQHEPAKQEPKPQPANRTEGTDAPQIDSAPAQPSKPTRVKRVHGSAKQSAASTSDASEPSVASTAVIASKPSENAAETEHPKAQPQQKRTTRKPRAAKQAASEASTPAERSEQGGDRKRAANDQTNAKPAAKSAVREPKLTHSTASLMGLPGIGKALASRLESVGIASADELKSKGSRATWVLLKKQNPATSINWLYALEGAVMGIAVKELDEETKTSLKSFSKLAQ, encoded by the coding sequence ATGGATACCAATTCATCCGCCCGTGCGCGGCGAACCTTCTTCATCGACAGCGAGAACCATATCAACACGTGCCTTCAGGGCATCGAATCGCTCACCGAGCGCGACCTCGTGGTCGTGTTCCACCGCGAAAGCAACTTATCGGCTAAACAGAAAGATGCGATCAAGGATTCCCCGGCGCGCATCGAGTGGATCCTGTGTCAGGATTCGGGCGTGAAGAACAGCCTCGACGTGCAGCTCATCGCCGAGCTCAGCAGGCGCATCGCGTGCCACGAGATCGAAAACGGCTATATCGTCAGTCAGGATCAGGGGTACAAACCTGCGTTGCACTATCTGCTCAACCGCTATTCGGACGAGTTCCGCTTCATCGGCCTTAAGAAATCGATCGACGAATTCATGCTGACCGATGCGCTGATCTCGGCGGAATCGAGGCAGGACGTGCACGAGGCGCTCGTACGGCACGCGGGCCAGATCGTCGGGACGGCGATGTATCGCCACATCCGTGACCTCTTCGATGCGACAGACGATTCCGAAGAACCCGAGGGAGGCTACTCCTTTGCCGACGCCCCCCTCTTCACCGAGCAATCTCCCGACGGCTCTCCCCAAAAGCAGAGCAACGCAAGCGCGAACGCACAGGGGGCCAATGGTGCCAACGGAAGCGCCCGCAAGACGAGCAAGCGCCGTAAATCGCGTTCGGGCGCCAAACAAACGAACTCCACACCCGCAGGCGAGGGCGAGCAAGCAGCTCAGCATGAGCCAGCCAAGCAGGAGCCGAAACCCCAACCGGCCAATCGCACTGAAGGAACGGACGCACCGCAGATCGACTCCGCGCCTGCCCAGCCCTCAAAGCCGACGCGGGTAAAACGCGTGCACGGCTCAGCGAAGCAATCGGCAGCGTCAACGTCCGATGCGTCGGAGCCGTCTGTCGCATCCACCGCCGTCATCGCTTCGAAGCCGTCTGAAAACGCCGCCGAGACCGAGCACCCGAAAGCACAGCCGCAGCAAAAGCGAACGACGCGCAAGCCCCGGGCCGCAAAGCAGGCAGCATCGGAAGCTTCGACACCAGCTGAGCGCTCCGAACAGGGCGGCGATCGAAAACGCGCAGCGAACGATCAGACGAACGCGAAACCTGCCGCCAAGTCTGCCGTAAGAGAACCGAAGCTTACGCACAGCACTGCATCGCTGATGGGGCTTCCGGGAATCGGCAAGGCGCTCGCCTCGCGCCTCGAATCAGTGGGTATCGCCTCTGCAGATGAGCTGAAAAGCAAGGGAAGCAGGGCCACATGGGTTCTGCTCAAAAAACAAAACCCCGCAACGTCGATCAACTGGTTGTACGCGCTCGAAGGAGCCGTCATGGGCATCGCCGTGAAAGAGCTTGACGAAGAAACGAAAACTTCGCTGAAATCGTTCAGCAAGCTCGCTCAATAG
- a CDS encoding anti-sigma-I factor RsgI family protein, with product MNDWENKVREAFDDIVLPEAVKAKTLQAVEERALEPEPAVSASVAAAARRAKTPRTRRFAFALAACLALCAIGFGGFTAFASETAQVGIDVNPSIELGLNRFDRVVAVRSLNDDGQRLLDGVELVGKSYDEAMAALTESEQFKAYATADGYIEISVTSNDAEQAETLTRKSDACLQAMPGHGACHTVSAENRDEALAAGMGVGRYNAALELMELDPNVTLDECRSMSMRELRDRIAEAGGEPSEESGQHHGQGMGGEHGQGMGNGQGAGNGQGRQRGRS from the coding sequence ATGAATGATTGGGAAAACAAAGTCCGCGAGGCCTTCGACGACATCGTGCTTCCCGAAGCGGTAAAGGCGAAAACGCTGCAGGCTGTCGAGGAGCGTGCCCTCGAACCCGAACCTGCGGTTTCCGCCTCGGTTGCCGCTGCTGCGCGCCGCGCGAAAACGCCACGTACGCGAAGGTTCGCGTTTGCGCTCGCTGCCTGCCTCGCTCTTTGCGCTATCGGTTTCGGGGGATTCACTGCGTTTGCCAGCGAGACGGCGCAGGTGGGTATCGATGTCAATCCATCGATCGAGCTCGGTCTCAACCGATTCGATCGCGTTGTGGCAGTTCGTTCTCTCAACGATGACGGGCAGCGGCTGCTCGATGGAGTGGAGCTTGTTGGGAAGAGCTACGACGAGGCGATGGCGGCGTTGACCGAAAGCGAGCAATTCAAGGCGTACGCTACAGCCGACGGGTATATCGAAATCAGCGTTACATCGAACGATGCCGAGCAAGCAGAAACGCTCACGAGGAAAAGCGACGCTTGTTTACAGGCAATGCCGGGTCACGGTGCCTGCCATACCGTTTCTGCTGAAAACCGCGACGAAGCGCTTGCTGCGGGCATGGGGGTCGGTCGGTACAACGCCGCTCTCGAGCTTATGGAACTCGATCCGAACGTCACGCTTGACGAGTGCCGTTCAATGAGCATGCGCGAATTGCGCGACCGCATCGCCGAGGCGGGCGGTGAACCCTCAGAGGAATCCGGCCAGCATCATGGGCAGGGCATGGGCGGCGAGCACGGGCAAGGCATGGGCAACGGGCAAGGTGCTGGCAATGGCCAGGGAAGGCAGCGCGGACGTAGCTGA
- a CDS encoding RNA polymerase sigma factor, which yields MRDRTDIERAIEAHGDTVWRVCVLYFRQGPDAQDAFQETIIKYASYDGAFNDTEHCKAWLIRVATNVCKDMLKAAHRTRAVLDDGTIAQAAVSCDESSQPGSASGEVLDAMLSLTDPPRTPVYLSLYEGYSAPEIADLLDAPVNTVYSWISRGKKLLKEALA from the coding sequence ATGAGGGATCGGACGGACATAGAGCGCGCTATCGAGGCGCATGGCGATACCGTATGGCGCGTCTGCGTGCTCTATTTTCGGCAAGGCCCTGATGCCCAGGATGCGTTTCAGGAAACTATTATCAAATACGCGTCGTACGACGGGGCGTTCAACGACACCGAGCATTGCAAGGCGTGGCTCATCCGTGTGGCAACCAATGTCTGCAAGGATATGCTGAAAGCCGCTCATCGCACGAGGGCGGTTCTCGACGACGGCACCATTGCTCAGGCGGCGGTTTCCTGTGATGAATCATCGCAGCCGGGTTCGGCTTCGGGCGAAGTGCTCGATGCTATGCTTTCCCTCACCGATCCGCCGCGAACGCCCGTGTACTTGTCCTTGTACGAAGGGTATTCGGCACCCGAAATTGCAGATTTGCTCGATGCTCCCGTCAACACGGTGTATTCATGGATTTCACGCGGGAAAAAGCTTTTGAAGGAGGCGCTCGCATGA